Proteins encoded by one window of Ignavibacteriota bacterium:
- a CDS encoding TonB-dependent receptor — MKFLFKNFSRLRSITFITFLTTLCFISAQYISASAVGKISGKIVDSQTKDELIGVNIIITDVWQNDSPVPLTQSIGAATDVEGNYVLLNLNPGEYSVKISMVGYSTKIIQRVKVSINRTTVLNEELIPETVSVEEVVVQAKKEVIKKDLTSSVQTISANDLKVFNIESIGQAVSLTTGVVEGHFRGGRSGEVSYLVDGIQSGISLNKDAVQEIEVISGTFNAEYGKVMSGIVNTAPKEGGEKYSGMIRLYSSNYYTSHNYIGLSASDFFHDKEVSFSFGGPLLFKDLSFFILGDLASSNGLFYGIRRYTSTDHSFVGAGIPIREWIDIHNGDNAEVPMTQGESRSFMSNIAWQTFTNFKIGLLYQFENGEGQNGYNHGYKYIPDKQGWNWSTKHAATLSFTNTLENNAFHVLKLLYFNTDNQSSSFKDPYDSRFVNDLYNTNNGGFSSGGNDKGFAFTNDERIEAKYDLVWQVNKNHELKVGADYVNIKLDRYQFVLQNWYSIFDPSKEIDNYKPYIPNDTTTYANSFVKKPREFSAYIQDKAEFNDLVINFGLRYDYFDPETIYPTDLRNPANKINTVRKSEYLNADPQYQISPRIGLSYMMGDAAALHFSYGHFFQIPNYDHIFTNPNYEIASTNYASTIGNPNIEAEKTVKYELGLQLKLVNNLLFKTTLFYNDIYNLETVVPIETYDAIMYGYYTNLDYASARGLTAEFDYRTAELSIDVNYTLQFAEGNASEPFSNFTKAAQSVDPISTFIPLDWDQRHTLNLTVGYNVDNWGISLISSYGSGTKYTYSPPIESSLSLANIPENGWTKPSKYYADLKGYYDFDYLKAVKIDLRLGIYIYNIFDIRNEIQVYDDSGTANSTTDIERNKENYVSTFTNIYDYYSRPDYYSAPRSIKFELSLLF; from the coding sequence ATGAAATTCTTATTTAAGAATTTTAGCCGTTTAAGATCAATTACATTTATTACTTTCCTCACGACCTTATGTTTTATTTCTGCACAATACATATCTGCATCCGCTGTTGGTAAAATTTCGGGTAAAATTGTTGACTCACAAACCAAAGACGAACTGATTGGCGTTAACATAATTATAACAGATGTCTGGCAGAATGATTCTCCGGTTCCGTTGACTCAATCAATTGGTGCTGCTACAGATGTTGAAGGAAATTATGTATTGTTAAATTTAAATCCCGGAGAATATTCAGTTAAGATAAGCATGGTCGGCTATTCTACAAAAATAATTCAAAGAGTGAAAGTTTCTATAAATCGAACAACCGTTTTAAATGAGGAATTGATTCCGGAAACAGTATCGGTTGAAGAAGTTGTTGTTCAAGCGAAAAAAGAAGTAATTAAGAAAGATTTAACTTCATCGGTACAGACAATTTCCGCTAATGATCTGAAAGTATTTAATATCGAATCAATCGGACAAGCAGTAAGTTTAACAACTGGAGTTGTTGAAGGTCATTTTAGAGGCGGCCGCTCGGGCGAAGTTTCATATTTGGTTGATGGAATTCAATCGGGAATTTCTCTTAACAAAGACGCGGTACAAGAAATTGAAGTAATCAGCGGAACCTTTAACGCTGAATATGGCAAGGTAATGAGCGGAATTGTTAACACTGCGCCAAAGGAAGGCGGGGAAAAATATTCCGGAATGATTAGATTATATTCAAGCAATTATTATACTTCACATAATTATATTGGTTTATCCGCTTCAGATTTCTTTCATGACAAAGAAGTAAGTTTTAGTTTTGGCGGACCATTACTTTTTAAAGATCTTTCATTTTTTATTTTGGGTGATTTAGCTTCTAGCAATGGATTATTTTATGGAATAAGACGATATACAAGCACAGATCATTCATTTGTCGGTGCAGGAATTCCAATTAGAGAATGGATTGATATCCACAATGGAGATAACGCTGAAGTCCCAATGACTCAAGGGGAATCTCGAAGTTTTATGTCGAATATTGCTTGGCAGACTTTTACAAATTTTAAAATTGGGTTACTTTATCAATTTGAAAATGGTGAAGGTCAAAACGGGTATAACCATGGATATAAATATATTCCAGATAAACAAGGATGGAATTGGTCAACTAAGCACGCCGCGACTTTGTCATTTACCAATACTTTAGAGAACAACGCATTTCATGTTTTGAAACTATTGTATTTCAATACTGATAATCAATCGTCAAGTTTTAAAGATCCGTATGATTCGAGATTCGTCAATGATTTATACAATACAAATAACGGCGGATTTTCAAGCGGAGGAAATGATAAAGGATTTGCTTTTACCAACGATGAAAGAATTGAAGCTAAATACGATTTGGTTTGGCAGGTAAATAAAAATCATGAGCTGAAAGTTGGCGCAGATTATGTAAATATAAAATTGGACAGATATCAATTTGTACTTCAAAATTGGTATTCTATTTTTGATCCGAGCAAAGAGATTGATAATTATAAACCTTATATCCCGAATGACACAACTACATATGCTAATTCGTTCGTTAAAAAGCCGAGAGAATTTTCCGCTTATATTCAGGATAAAGCAGAGTTCAACGATTTAGTAATAAACTTTGGTTTACGTTACGATTACTTTGATCCTGAAACTATTTATCCAACGGATTTAAGAAACCCGGCCAATAAAATTAACACCGTAAGAAAATCAGAATATTTGAATGCCGATCCGCAATATCAAATTAGTCCGAGAATTGGTCTATCATATATGATGGGCGACGCGGCCGCGCTTCATTTTAGTTACGGTCATTTTTTCCAAATTCCAAATTATGATCACATCTTTACAAATCCAAATTATGAAATTGCCTCAACAAACTATGCCTCAACAATTGGCAATCCAAATATTGAAGCCGAAAAAACGGTTAAATATGAATTAGGACTGCAGCTTAAATTGGTGAATAATTTGCTTTTTAAAACAACATTATTCTATAACGATATTTATAATTTGGAAACAGTCGTTCCTATAGAAACCTATGACGCCATTATGTACGGTTATTATACAAATTTGGATTATGCGAGTGCGCGCGGTTTAACTGCTGAGTTCGATTACAGAACCGCCGAATTAAGTATTGACGTAAATTATACATTGCAATTTGCCGAAGGTAATGCAAGTGAGCCTTTCAGCAATTTTACAAAAGCCGCACAAAGTGTTGACCCGATTTCAACTTTTATTCCATTGGATTGGGACCAAAGACACACATTAAATCTTACTGTGGGATACAACGTTGATAATTGGGGAATTTCACTTATAAGCAGTTATGGTTCCGGAACAAAATATACCTACAGTCCGCCAATTGAAAGCAGTTTATCTTTAGCAAATATTCCTGAAAATGGATGGACAAAGCCTTCAAAATATTATGCGGATCTGAAAGGTTATTATGATTTCGACTATTTGAAAGCCGTGAAAATTGACTTAAGACTTGGTATTTATATTTACAATATTTTTGATATCAGAAATGAAATACAAGTTTATGATGACAGCGGAACAGCAAATTCAACAACTGATATAGAAAGAAACAAAGAAAATTATGTAAGCACTTTCACAAATATTTATGATTATTACAGTAGACCGGATTATTACAGCGCGCCGCGCTCAATTAAATTTGAATTAAGTTTATTATTTTAA
- a CDS encoding PorV/PorQ family protein has translation MKNFIRVIITLILFCNSNFSQITKVGTTAASFLEIGVGSSGIGMGSAYTALSEDVSSLYWNSAKAAYLQNYEAMFMYQPWVAGITFNYLGIALPVDGIGVFGLSFTILNSGDMEETNMLYQEGTGTLFSATDLSIQLTYARKVTDFFSFGFSGKYVSQKISTMNASAFAVDLGVYVITPFFERPDEKIDGIQIGMAISNYGSKMKLAGDDTFIAVDPDKINSGNNENIPADYRMGEYNLPLSFRIGIGYDLLKIDDHRLTLAADAVHPNNFSEYVNIGTQYQISLFEKVRIDLRAGYKTLFVEDNTQGLTLGFGILCDVGVSRFKFDYAYSEMTELGNTNNFTLSLNF, from the coding sequence ATGAAAAATTTTATACGTGTTATTATCACATTGATTTTATTCTGCAATTCAAATTTTTCTCAAATAACCAAAGTTGGTACTACCGCCGCAAGTTTTTTGGAAATTGGAGTTGGCAGTTCAGGCATAGGAATGGGAAGCGCATATACCGCTTTATCTGAAGATGTAAGTTCATTATATTGGAATTCAGCTAAAGCTGCGTATCTGCAAAATTATGAAGCCATGTTTATGTATCAGCCATGGGTTGCGGGAATTACTTTTAATTATTTGGGAATTGCTTTACCGGTTGACGGAATTGGTGTTTTTGGTCTAAGCTTTACAATTTTAAATTCCGGTGATATGGAAGAAACAAATATGCTTTATCAAGAAGGAACAGGAACTTTATTTAGCGCTACAGATCTTTCAATTCAATTAACTTATGCCAGAAAAGTAACAGACTTTTTTTCATTTGGATTTTCCGGAAAATATGTGTCGCAGAAAATTTCTACAATGAATGCTTCGGCTTTTGCGGTTGATCTCGGTGTTTATGTAATTACTCCGTTTTTCGAAAGACCTGATGAAAAAATTGACGGAATTCAGATTGGAATGGCAATTTCCAATTACGGAAGTAAAATGAAACTTGCCGGAGACGATACTTTTATCGCTGTTGATCCTGATAAAATAAATAGCGGCAACAATGAAAATATTCCCGCGGATTACAGAATGGGAGAATATAATCTGCCTTTATCATTTAGAATTGGAATTGGTTACGATTTATTGAAAATTGATGATCACAGATTAACGCTAGCGGCTGATGCTGTTCATCCGAATAATTTTTCTGAATACGTTAATATTGGTACACAATATCAAATATCATTATTTGAAAAAGTTCGTATTGATCTAAGAGCTGGTTACAAAACTTTATTTGTTGAAGATAATACCCAAGGACTAACTTTGGGTTTTGGAATCCTTTGTGATGTAGGCGTTTCAAGATTTAAATTTGATTATGCTTACAGTGAAATGACCGAATTGGGAAATACAAATAATTTTACTTTATCGCTAAACTTCTAA
- a CDS encoding HAMP domain-containing histidine kinase: protein MEQYRENLEILVKKRTKEIEDINKELISEIEKKQQTELLLKQSLQKAKESSQLKSRFISTASHEFKTPLTKILSSAELMQRYGKNWSTDKYNEHFGRISNSVEYLSSLIDDVLTISKVDSNKIEFSPKELNIKKECEGIISDFEYSGELKSNLIFKFIPERTNFLVDPKQFHLIIQNLISNSIKYTSENKIIEVIINYVNDNIQIIIKDSGIGISETDLPHIFEPFYRSANNETIKGNGLGLSIVKNAVDLHGGMIQVNSKLGIGTTFVVQLPQ, encoded by the coding sequence TTGGAACAATACAGGGAAAATTTGGAAATTTTGGTTAAAAAAAGAACCAAAGAAATTGAAGATATAAATAAAGAATTAATTTCCGAAATTGAAAAAAAACAGCAGACCGAATTACTTTTGAAACAATCACTACAAAAAGCTAAAGAATCAAGTCAGCTAAAAAGCAGATTTATTTCAACGGCGTCTCATGAATTTAAAACACCGCTAACAAAAATTTTATCATCTGCAGAACTGATGCAAAGATACGGTAAAAACTGGAGCACTGATAAATACAACGAACACTTTGGTAGAATTTCAAATAGTGTGGAATATTTATCAAGCTTGATAGACGATGTTCTAACGATCAGTAAAGTTGATTCAAACAAAATTGAATTTTCTCCGAAAGAATTAAATATAAAAAAAGAATGTGAAGGTATAATTTCAGATTTCGAATATTCGGGTGAACTGAAATCAAATTTAATTTTCAAATTTATACCGGAAAGAACAAATTTCTTGGTCGATCCAAAACAGTTTCACTTAATAATTCAAAACTTAATTTCCAACTCAATAAAATATACCAGTGAAAATAAGATTATTGAAGTTATAATAAATTACGTAAATGATAATATTCAAATTATAATTAAAGATTCCGGAATTGGAATTTCGGAGACCGACCTTCCTCACATATTTGAGCCGTTTTACAGATCTGCAAATAATGAAACAATTAAAGGAAACGGTTTGGGTTTATCAATTGTAAAAAATGCGGTTGATCTGCACGGTGGAATGATTCAAGTAAATTCTAAATTAGGAATCGGTACAACCTTCGTTGTGCAATTACCGCAATAA
- a CDS encoding PAS domain S-box protein, whose translation MIVISLLYFFAFLITLCFLSKQIDLHFKRSEIKVKIFRGLLFGTFAIITLNDQIIPIHYLSINKAIIITSFSALFFGTLSGLISVSAAVIFEILNRDSNYILTSAVLLFSFTISIFFNRKWKKVSKDNFTPNNFLLFGFILQFTAVLLETVFSIIKATYYELNAELIIYPLITFLIGKIFSTQEQHNNVFIKIKESEEKFRKAFATNPDSININRLKDGLYISVNEGFLNLTGYNESEIIGKTSDEINIWKNYEDRKKLVKELQEKGTVINLEAQFIIKNGDVRYGSMSASLIELNNITHIISITRDITTRREIEHKLIESEKNYRQIINGMHDMVFVIDMKGKFIDVNSAAVNTLGYSREELLQLSPFDIDMSLSQQEIEDLILNMANLESQSFETEHLTKDKRTIPVEIKSTSIFYHGEKMILSISRDISQRKKAEESLQKRETLLNETQRLAKVGGWEWDIVNNSMYWTNECYRIHGLNFQENIPDFLIKQSINCYNPEDVDKVMSSFNKCVREGVPYDLEFQFNSYDGKVKWIRTNAQAVYNNNKIVKVVGNIIDITEKKITEMKITQLSIAVEQSPAMVIITNISGEIEYVNLKFSEISLYSFEDVLNKNISILNSESSANVDYSSIWRQIVSGETWKGTSLSKKRTAKYFGFLLILVH comes from the coding sequence ATGATCGTCATAAGTTTATTATATTTTTTTGCATTTTTAATCACATTATGCTTCTTATCTAAACAAATAGATTTACATTTTAAAAGAAGTGAAATCAAAGTAAAAATTTTCCGGGGATTACTTTTCGGAACTTTTGCAATTATAACCTTAAATGATCAAATAATTCCAATTCATTACCTCTCTATTAATAAAGCTATTATCATAACAAGTTTTAGTGCTTTGTTCTTTGGCACGCTTTCCGGATTAATTTCGGTATCAGCTGCAGTTATTTTTGAAATATTAAACAGAGATAGTAATTATATTTTAACGTCAGCGGTTTTGCTGTTTTCATTCACGATTAGTATCTTTTTTAACAGAAAATGGAAAAAGGTTTCCAAGGATAATTTCACTCCAAATAATTTTTTATTATTTGGATTTATTCTTCAATTTACCGCTGTTTTATTAGAAACGGTATTTTCAATTATTAAAGCCACCTACTATGAATTAAACGCGGAATTAATAATTTATCCATTAATCACTTTCCTTATCGGTAAAATATTTTCTACGCAGGAACAGCACAATAATGTTTTTATAAAAATAAAAGAAAGCGAAGAAAAATTTAGAAAGGCTTTTGCTACAAATCCTGATTCAATAAATATAAATAGATTAAAAGACGGTTTGTATATTTCCGTAAATGAAGGATTTTTAAATTTAACCGGGTATAATGAATCTGAAATAATCGGCAAAACTTCGGATGAAATTAATATCTGGAAAAATTATGAAGATAGAAAAAAATTAGTAAAGGAATTGCAAGAAAAGGGTACGGTAATAAATCTTGAAGCACAATTTATAATTAAAAATGGTGATGTTAGATATGGCAGCATGTCTGCTTCATTAATTGAACTAAATAATATTACACACATAATAAGCATAACAAGAGATATAACCACACGAAGAGAAATAGAACATAAATTAATAGAAAGTGAAAAGAATTACCGCCAAATAATTAATGGCATGCATGATATGGTCTTTGTTATTGATATGAAAGGTAAATTTATTGATGTAAATAGTGCCGCAGTAAATACATTAGGTTATTCACGAGAAGAATTGCTTCAACTGTCGCCATTTGATATTGATATGTCATTAAGTCAACAGGAAATTGAAGATTTAATTCTCAATATGGCAAATCTAGAAAGTCAATCATTTGAAACCGAACACCTTACAAAAGATAAAAGAACAATACCTGTTGAAATAAAATCGACTTCAATCTTTTATCATGGGGAAAAAATGATATTAAGTATTTCAAGAGATATTTCACAGCGTAAAAAAGCCGAAGAATCATTGCAGAAACGAGAAACTTTACTTAATGAAACGCAAAGATTGGCAAAAGTCGGCGGCTGGGAATGGGATATTGTAAATAATTCAATGTATTGGACAAATGAATGTTATAGAATTCATGGTTTAAATTTTCAAGAAAATATACCCGACTTCTTAATAAAACAAAGTATTAACTGTTATAATCCTGAAGATGTAGATAAAGTAATGTCTTCTTTTAATAAATGCGTTCGCGAAGGTGTGCCCTATGATCTGGAATTTCAATTTAATTCTTATGATGGGAAGGTCAAATGGATAAGAACCAATGCTCAAGCCGTTTACAATAACAATAAAATTGTAAAGGTAGTGGGAAATATAATTGATATTACCGAAAAAAAGATTACAGAAATGAAGATTACGCAATTGTCAATAGCTGTTGAACAAAGTCCGGCTATGGTTATTATAACAAATATTTCAGGTGAAATTGAATATGTAAACTTAAAATTTTCGGAAATTTCACTTTATTCATTCGAAGACGTTTTAAATAAAAATATTTCAATTCTTAATTCAGAGAGTTCGGCTAATGTTGATTATAGTTCCATTTGGCGACAAATTGTATCCGGAGAAACTTGGAAAGGAACTTCATTAAGTAAAAAAAGAACGGCGAAATATTTTGGATTTCTGCTAATATTAGTCCATTAA
- a CDS encoding PAS domain S-box protein, with the protein MSLFKSLLVLFKKPHYKTAIIYLIISFVWIIYSDRIAYDLFNTMESYKYIQSLKGIFFIISTSIIIFFLIRKDYRTIKQKNSELNSQKIQMQMAFDAAEMGTYKYDFDEGHIYLDDRSKKIFGFDKEVISILELTNLIHPNDIENVNKTLIEILSSDPETKFLEDYRIILRDGTIKWIEASMIIIPKEENGLQRLNWGIGTFLDITEKKNSNEQLNILLHAVENVNIGVTRFDDNGKIIFANRHTCNYLGYTKDEILSLYAFDIDKNLNMQNVIKNKNSWIKNQFNPIETLHTKKDGTTLPVEVALSYFSYNEKLYVFAFVKDITEQKTAALKLMREKNILKIFIDNAPAAIAMFDNEMRYISASKRYCVDFNLKQSNIIGKCHYDIFPEINENWKQIHRRCLAGSIERSNEDAFQRLDGKIDWLRWEVRPWYEADNSIGGIIIFSELITKQKQTENDLKLSEQRLNVALEGAELGTWLWNVKTDETVFNNRWAEMLGYLKSEISENFYNWESRIHPDDLPFVKILLDNHLLGKTKFYESEHRLKHKNGKWIWILDKGKIIERDQKGQPLILAGTHLDITAKKEAEIELVNARNQLKALFANIDRITEEERKTLARDLHDELGQVLTSLKMNISFLKSKIEQKSYDDVKILLELEEMTNIIDLSKTNVKNLIRSLRPECLDNLGLIPALNYLIDEFRKATKITMDFKHNFEELKIDAQKENTIYRVIQESLTNISKHSKASKSQIIILMNDNKINVTISDNGIGFQGNELKKINSFGIIGIKERLSQIGSELKIDSNETGTILNFEIFI; encoded by the coding sequence ATGAGTCTATTTAAAAGTTTACTCGTATTATTTAAAAAACCGCACTATAAAACCGCAATCATTTATTTAATTATTTCATTTGTTTGGATCATTTATTCCGACAGAATTGCATACGATTTATTTAACACAATGGAATCATATAAATATATACAATCACTAAAAGGCATATTTTTTATTATTTCGACGTCTATAATTATTTTTTTCCTAATCAGGAAAGATTATAGAACAATAAAACAAAAGAATTCCGAATTAAATTCGCAGAAAATCCAAATGCAAATGGCATTTGATGCCGCTGAAATGGGAACGTATAAGTACGATTTTGATGAAGGGCATATTTATTTAGATGATAGATCAAAAAAGATCTTTGGTTTTGATAAAGAAGTTATTTCCATATTAGAATTAACAAATCTAATTCATCCAAACGATATTGAAAATGTTAATAAAACTTTAATTGAAATATTAAGCTCAGATCCCGAAACAAAATTTTTGGAAGACTATAGAATTATTTTAAGAGATGGAACTATAAAATGGATTGAAGCTTCAATGATTATTATTCCAAAGGAAGAAAATGGTCTTCAACGACTTAATTGGGGAATTGGAACTTTTCTAGACATTACCGAAAAGAAAAATTCTAACGAACAGTTAAATATTTTACTTCATGCTGTTGAAAATGTAAATATTGGCGTTACCAGATTTGATGATAACGGGAAAATTATTTTTGCTAATAGACATACGTGCAATTATTTAGGTTATACCAAAGATGAAATATTATCGTTATACGCTTTTGATATTGATAAAAATCTGAATATGCAGAATGTTATTAAAAACAAAAATAGCTGGATTAAAAATCAATTTAACCCAATTGAAACTTTACATACAAAAAAAGATGGAACAACTCTGCCTGTAGAAGTTGCTCTAAGTTATTTCAGTTATAATGAGAAATTATATGTTTTTGCTTTTGTAAAGGACATTACCGAACAAAAAACAGCGGCTTTAAAATTAATGAGGGAAAAAAATATCTTAAAGATTTTTATTGATAACGCGCCCGCCGCAATAGCAATGTTTGATAATGAAATGAGATATATTTCCGCAAGTAAAAGATACTGTGTTGATTTTAATTTGAAACAAAGCAATATTATCGGTAAATGCCATTACGATATATTCCCTGAAATTAATGAGAACTGGAAACAAATACACAGAAGATGTCTTGCCGGAAGTATTGAAAGAAGTAATGAAGACGCTTTTCAAAGACTTGACGGTAAAATTGATTGGCTTCGCTGGGAAGTAAGACCTTGGTATGAAGCAGATAATAGCATAGGCGGAATAATTATTTTTTCTGAATTAATTACCAAACAGAAACAAACTGAAAATGATTTAAAATTAAGTGAACAAAGGTTAAATGTCGCCTTGGAAGGCGCGGAATTGGGAACTTGGCTATGGAATGTAAAAACAGATGAAACAGTTTTTAACAACAGATGGGCTGAAATGTTGGGATATCTAAAGTCCGAGATAAGTGAAAATTTTTACAATTGGGAAAGTCGAATTCATCCGGATGATTTACCGTTTGTAAAAATATTATTGGATAATCATTTACTTGGCAAAACGAAATTTTATGAATCGGAACATAGACTGAAACACAAAAATGGTAAATGGATTTGGATTTTAGACAAGGGTAAAATAATTGAAAGGGATCAAAAAGGACAGCCATTAATATTAGCTGGAACACATTTAGATATTACCGCAAAAAAAGAGGCGGAAATTGAGCTTGTAAATGCGAGGAATCAGTTGAAGGCTTTATTTGCAAACATAGATAGAATTACAGAAGAAGAAAGAAAAACTTTAGCAAGAGATCTCCATGATGAATTAGGACAAGTTTTGACATCGTTAAAAATGAACATAAGTTTCCTTAAATCTAAAATTGAACAAAAATCTTACGACGACGTAAAAATTCTTCTTGAATTGGAAGAGATGACAAATATAATTGATTTGTCTAAAACCAATGTTAAAAATTTAATTCGTTCACTTCGACCAGAATGCCTTGACAATTTGGGTTTGATTCCAGCATTAAATTACTTAATAGATGAATTTAGAAAAGCAACAAAAATAACCATGGATTTTAAGCACAATTTTGAAGAACTTAAAATAGATGCGCAAAAGGAAAATACTATATACAGAGTAATTCAAGAATCATTGACAAATATTTCTAAGCATTCTAAAGCATCAAAATCCCAAATAATTATTTTGATGAATGATAATAAAATAAATGTTACAATTAGTGATAACGGAATCGGATTTCAAGGTAATGAATTAAAAAAAATCAATTCATTTGGTATAATTGGAATTAAAGAAAGACTTTCTCAGATTGGCAGCGAATTGAAAATAGATTCTAATGAGACCGGTACAATATTAAATTTTGAAATTTTTATTTAA
- a CDS encoding response regulator transcription factor: MIKIIIADDNKLIRDSLKKFLQSEKDFNIVAESDSPDEIVELIKTVDADILLLDFQFPNKNGMEILKEVKSVNPDLNVIILSMHLEEKYASNAMKLGAKGYITKDADPIIIIDTIKNIFELNC, encoded by the coding sequence ATGATAAAAATTATAATTGCCGATGACAATAAATTAATTAGGGACAGCCTTAAAAAATTTTTGCAATCGGAAAAAGATTTTAATATAGTTGCGGAATCAGATAGTCCGGATGAGATAGTTGAACTTATTAAAACGGTTGATGCTGATATTTTATTATTGGATTTTCAATTCCCGAATAAAAACGGAATGGAAATTCTAAAAGAAGTCAAATCTGTAAATCCTGATTTGAATGTTATAATTTTAAGCATGCACTTGGAAGAAAAATATGCGTCAAATGCAATGAAATTGGGCGCAAAAGGCTATATTACCAAAGATGCCGATCCAATAATTATAATAGATACAATAAAAAATATATTTGAATTAAATTGTTAA
- a CDS encoding response regulator transcription factor: MNILIIDDSPNIRKALKKTLQSFIPEIEVYLESDDIKDAITKIESEKPDLIILDLMLKSGTGLDLLKDINLKNIRPLIILYSNFLAKEYKAMARKFGVEEFFDKSDDITKLVEIIKKYV, encoded by the coding sequence ATGAATATATTGATAATAGACGATTCTCCTAATATTCGGAAAGCATTAAAAAAAACATTACAGTCATTTATACCCGAAATCGAAGTCTATCTTGAAAGTGATGATATCAAAGACGCAATAACCAAAATAGAAAGTGAAAAACCTGACCTAATTATATTGGATTTGATGCTAAAATCCGGTACCGGCTTGGATCTTTTGAAAGATATAAATTTAAAGAATATACGACCGTTGATTATTTTATATTCTAATTTCCTTGCGAAGGAATATAAAGCAATGGCTAGAAAATTTGGGGTTGAAGAATTCTTTGATAAATCCGATGACATTACAAAACTTGTTGAAATTATTAAAAAATATGTTTGA